In one Ochotona princeps isolate mOchPri1 chromosome 16, mOchPri1.hap1, whole genome shotgun sequence genomic region, the following are encoded:
- the LOC101528504 gene encoding histo-blood group ABO system transferase-like, whose amino-acid sequence MACLPQMLLGKYKSYSFYHVIFLLLLVFIVTFLGHTLLTPRGQSVDNLLARASLAVKEMDHLEVVSTSRLIYLQPKLLLSAKEDVLVQTPWLAPIVWEDTFNIDILSEHFRLQNVTVGLALFAMQKSMVFLKLFLETAEKNFLVGHMVKYYIFTDQPSQVPATQLLTGRQMVVLEVDAPKQATSRHGMETISYYSSWRFLKEVDYLVCADVDLKFLDHVGVEILSSLFSTIHPGFFGRSRKTFAYERRPQSQAYISYWEGDFYYTRALFGGLVLEVYRLATACHEAMVSDKARHIEAAEQEESYLNKYLLYHKPTKVLSPEYMWDEKLMNFPALLKNMRDNDHWIIRRITKQPRRGDGSLQESSDSFNSQGTVTTSKQDVVKGTSVLNATELNPV is encoded by the coding sequence ATGGCCTGCTTGCCACAGATGCTTCTTGGGAAATACAAATCCTACTCGTTTTATCATGtgattttccttctcctccttgtTTTCATCGTGACCTTCTTGGGCCATACTCTCTTGACTCCAAGAGGTCAGAGTGTGGACAACCTGCTAGCCAGGGCAAGCCTGGCTGTTAAAGAAATGGACCACTTGGAAGTGGTGAGTACATCCAGGCTGATCTATCTGCAGCCAAAGCTGCTGCTGTCGGCTAAGGAGGATGTCCTGGTTCAGACCCCTTGGCTTGCCCCCATTGTGTGGGAAGACACTTTCAACATTGACATACTTAGTGAGCATTTCAGGCTCCAGAACGTCACCGTTGGGTTGGCCCTGTTTGCTATGCAGAAATCCATGGTCTTTCTCAAGCTGTTCCTAGAAACTGCTGAGAAAAACTTCCTGGTGGGGCACATGGTGAAGTACTACATCTTCACTGACCAGCCCAGTCAGGTTCCGGCTACCCAGCTCCTAACGGGCAGGCAGATGGTTGTCCTGGAAGTTGACGCCCCCAAGCAGGCCACTTCCAGACACGGCATGGAGACCATCAGCTATTACTCCTCTTGGCGTTTCCTCAAGGAGGTGGATTACCTGGTGTGCGCGGATGTGGACCTCAAGTTTCTGGACCACGTGGGAGTGGAGATCTTGTCCTCCTTGTTCAGCACCATCCATCCTGGCTTCTTTGGGCGCAGTCGGAAAACCTTTGCCTATGAGCGGCGGCCTCAGTCACAAGCCTACATTTCCTACTGGGAGGGGGACTTCTATTACACGAGGGCTTTATTTGGGGGTTTGGTGTTGGAAGTTTACAGACTTGCCACGGCCTGTCACGAGGCCATGGTGAGTGACAAAGCCCGACACATTGAGGCTGCGGAGCAGGAGGAGAGCTACTTAAACAAGTACCTGCTTTATCACAAGCCCACCAAAGTTCTCTCCCCGGAATATATGTGGGACGAAAAGCTGATGAATTTTCCCGCCCTCTTGAAGAATATGAGGGATAACGACCATTGGATTATTCGAAGGATCACTAAGCAACCCAGACGTGGTGATGGAAGCCTCCAGGAAAGCTCGGATAGTTTCAACAGCCAG